A portion of the Maylandia zebra isolate NMK-2024a linkage group LG9, Mzebra_GT3a, whole genome shotgun sequence genome contains these proteins:
- the LOC112432409 gene encoding caspase a-like, with protein sequence MHCMLAELGYDVVKYKNLTAKEIEKALQKFSKHPQLVHTDSVFVVIMSHGSLGTVCGTDCKPFKTENIYKLLNTENCPALHNKPPKVIIIQACRGDEAGLVVLPDEDLAKANITQQNSSLFASGRNIETDAVVHKEKDFISLLSCTPNTVSYRSASYGSFFIQYIVEVFNEFAREDHIDELFRKVMQRFEESDFGGIQMPSKDRCTLTKNFYLLDY encoded by the exons ATGCACTGCATGCTTGCGGAGCTGGGATACGATGTGGTGAAATATAAGAACTTGACTGCAAAG GAGATTGAAAAAGCTCTACAAAAGTTCTCAAAACACCCACAGCTTGTCCACACAGATAGTGTGTTTGTAGTTATCATGTCTCATGGAAGTCTGGGAACTGTCTGTGGCACTGACTGTAAACCTttcaaaactgaaaatatttacAAGTTATTAAACACAGAGAATTGTCCTGCACTGCATAACAAGCCT CCCAAGGTCATCATCATCCAGGCTTGTAGAGGAG ATGAGGCGGGTTTGGTGGTTTTACCTGATGAAGATTTAGCCAAAGCTAATATCACACAACAAAACTCATCATTGTTTGCTAGTGGAAGAAATATAGAGACAGATGCCGTGGTACACAAAGAAAAGGACTTCATCTCTCTTCTGTCCTGCACCCCTA ATACGGTTTCATACAGATCTGCGTCATATGGCTCCTTTTTTATCCAATATATTGTTGAAGTGTTCAATGAGTTCGCTCGTGAGGATCACATTGATGAACTGTTCAGAAAA GTCATGCAGCGCTTCGAAGAATCTGATTTTGGTGGAATTCAGATGCCGAGCAAAGACAGATGTACTCTGACAAAGAACTTCTACCTGCTTGACTACTAA